The following are encoded together in the Sandaracinaceae bacterium genome:
- a CDS encoding alkaline phosphatase family protein has translation MRKRSTGRPSCSSPPAPPHGAHRQASLVGAGLCLLGLGLLVPLALGSWERADDTPPALAALRAHADPERNAGQPRSVVMLLIDGLRTDEAEALPAFRTFAASGASGQLRMSAPTLSSPAYHAFLTGVPAWASGVRTNRFQARPRSTAARADTLFDRARSAGMRGVYAAEGLRWLLSFAADTATADANVLPVGARFEAGALRHLARAAEPGRITLLHMLAVDESAHELGIRSEEHRQALAGANRLIAALHAATRGTDTVAMVLSDHGHLDAGGHGGNEVIVQRAPFAVAAPGLPPQHGVRMQPEEVAPTLAALARLQAPRHALRAASAVLVGPNAHEATSVVQRASAARRAQAAFLARAERYTCAGGLLALLLGALGLWALRRAFGRFDAATLLSPPLWLALSLVAHVHVLGRPLSVSAIDLVGLHVLTLALTSTAAATLAIAAGVRVAVALGAQPLAALRRAAATLGWAAFGLFVASVSLIGGSLAPWPESELLAYGPVLFGGFAGGALLAMAASLLGGLVFGSRLERGPQPSVQTGRVGAGYRTVTAARPHPAK, from the coding sequence ATGCGAAAGCGCTCCACGGGTCGACCGTCATGCAGCTCTCCACCGGCTCCACCGCACGGTGCCCACCGCCAGGCGTCGCTCGTGGGGGCCGGGCTGTGCTTGCTCGGGCTCGGGCTGCTGGTTCCGCTCGCGCTCGGTTCTTGGGAGCGCGCGGACGACACGCCTCCGGCGCTCGCGGCGCTGCGCGCGCACGCCGACCCGGAGCGCAACGCCGGGCAGCCACGCTCGGTGGTGATGCTGTTGATCGACGGCTTGCGCACCGACGAGGCCGAGGCGCTGCCTGCGTTCCGCACGTTTGCGGCAAGCGGCGCCTCGGGCCAGCTGCGCATGAGCGCCCCCACGCTCTCCAGCCCGGCCTATCACGCGTTCCTCACGGGCGTTCCGGCGTGGGCCAGCGGCGTTCGCACCAACCGGTTCCAGGCGCGCCCACGCAGCACCGCCGCCCGGGCCGACACGCTCTTCGACCGCGCGCGCAGCGCTGGGATGCGCGGCGTCTATGCCGCCGAGGGCCTGCGCTGGCTGCTCTCCTTCGCGGCGGACACGGCCACGGCCGACGCCAACGTGCTGCCGGTGGGCGCGCGCTTCGAGGCGGGGGCGCTGCGCCACCTGGCTCGCGCTGCCGAGCCCGGGCGCATCACGCTGCTGCACATGCTGGCCGTGGACGAGTCGGCGCACGAGCTGGGCATTCGCAGTGAGGAGCACCGCCAAGCGCTCGCGGGCGCCAACCGGCTGATCGCGGCGCTGCACGCGGCGACGCGCGGCACGGACACCGTGGCCATGGTGCTCTCGGATCACGGGCACCTCGATGCGGGCGGGCACGGTGGGAACGAGGTCATCGTGCAGCGCGCGCCGTTCGCCGTGGCGGCACCGGGCCTCCCGCCCCAGCACGGCGTGCGAATGCAACCCGAGGAGGTGGCGCCCACGCTGGCGGCGCTCGCCCGCCTTCAGGCGCCGCGCCACGCGCTTCGTGCCGCCAGCGCTGTGCTGGTGGGACCCAACGCGCACGAGGCCACGAGCGTGGTGCAGCGCGCGTCCGCTGCCCGCCGGGCGCAAGCCGCGTTCCTGGCGCGCGCCGAGCGCTACACCTGTGCGGGCGGGCTGCTCGCCCTGCTGCTCGGAGCGCTGGGCCTGTGGGCGCTGCGGCGTGCATTCGGTCGCTTCGACGCCGCCACGCTGCTCTCGCCGCCGCTGTGGTTGGCGCTCTCCCTCGTGGCGCACGTGCACGTGCTGGGTCGTCCGCTCTCGGTGAGCGCCATCGACCTGGTGGGCCTGCACGTGCTCACGCTGGCGCTCACGAGCACGGCTGCGGCCACCCTCGCCATCGCGGCGGGTGTGCGTGTTGCCGTGGCGCTCGGCGCCCAACCTCTCGCCGCGCTTCGGCGGGCCGCGGCCACGCTGGGCTGGGCAGCCTTCGGCCTGTTCGTGGCCAGCGTCAGCCTGATCGGTGGCTCCCTCGCGCCCTGGCCCGAGTCCGAGCTGCTGGCGTATGGGCCGGTGCTGTTCGGCGGGTTCGCGGGCGGCGCGCTCCTCGCGATGGCGGCCAGCCTGCTGGGCGGCCTGGTCTTCGGTTCCCGCCTGGAGCGTGGCCCGCAGCCCAGCGTCCAAACCGGGCGGGTGGGGGCAGGCTACCGAACTGTCACCGCCGCGCGCCCGCATCCTGCTAAGTAG
- a CDS encoding flippase-like domain-containing protein, translating to MPTTELRSPARGSMSGGRVVLSAGLVVMAVALTVLGGFDLEGARLTLGRAQSATWLALLPFALLLTIDATAWAIALDVAPSARVLGRLVQARLGIEAVSLTVPGSILVADGLAPMILGRAANLPVSAAVAGVAIKKWGIILGHVAVLWLAAVVGSSYFERVAERGGVSFAPVPTLLISGAVALGMAAWLWVVLSHGAVERLRRLLGRTPFGWMRSLMARAAEGAARADTHAHAFFGGPRARVWTLVAVSTLVWLAESLEVYVLFRILGANPSPADVLAMEALLTVVRSLAFFSPGGLGAQEFAYLTLIPPLLGVEGAALASGFVVLRRLRDVVTIGLGYLSLATRVARA from the coding sequence ATGCCCACGACCGAACTGCGCTCCCCAGCCCGAGGCTCGATGTCGGGTGGCCGGGTGGTCCTGAGCGCAGGGCTGGTGGTCATGGCGGTGGCCCTCACCGTGCTGGGCGGGTTCGACCTCGAGGGAGCGCGTCTGACGCTCGGGCGCGCGCAGTCCGCCACGTGGCTCGCGCTGCTGCCGTTCGCGCTGCTGCTCACCATCGACGCCACGGCGTGGGCCATCGCGCTCGATGTGGCCCCCAGCGCGCGCGTGCTGGGCAGGCTCGTCCAGGCGCGCCTCGGCATCGAGGCCGTGTCGCTGACCGTCCCCGGGAGCATTCTGGTGGCCGACGGCCTCGCGCCCATGATCCTCGGGCGCGCGGCGAACCTCCCCGTGTCGGCGGCCGTCGCGGGGGTGGCCATCAAGAAGTGGGGCATCATCCTGGGCCACGTGGCGGTGCTCTGGCTCGCAGCGGTGGTCGGCAGCAGCTACTTCGAGCGCGTGGCCGAGCGCGGGGGCGTGTCGTTCGCGCCCGTGCCCACGCTGCTCATCTCCGGCGCGGTGGCGCTGGGCATGGCGGCCTGGCTGTGGGTGGTGCTGTCGCATGGCGCGGTGGAGCGGCTGCGCCGGTTGTTGGGCCGCACGCCGTTCGGGTGGATGCGCAGCCTGATGGCGCGCGCCGCAGAGGGCGCTGCGCGCGCCGACACGCATGCGCACGCGTTCTTCGGCGGGCCACGCGCGCGCGTCTGGACGCTCGTGGCGGTGTCCACGCTGGTCTGGCTGGCCGAGTCGCTCGAGGTCTACGTGCTCTTCCGCATCCTCGGCGCCAACCCCTCGCCGGCCGACGTGCTCGCCATGGAGGCCCTCCTCACGGTGGTGCGCTCGCTCGCGTTCTTCTCGCCCGGCGGGCTGGGCGCGCAGGAGTTCGCGTACCTGACGCTGATCCCACCGCTGCTGGGCGTGGAGGGCGCTGCGCTCGCGAGCGGCTTCGTGGTGCTCCGCCGCCTGCGTGACGTGGTCACCATTGGCCTCGGCTACTTGTCGCTCGCCACGCGCGTGGCCCGGGCCTGA
- a CDS encoding DUF3419 family protein: MRVSRVQRLSAFQQVVYSGCWEDTETELGALDLQKGARVLSITASGSRSLGLLEANPSEVISVDLNPSQNFLLDLKRASALGARDWEQHASFLGLLPTSTAVRRSQYVRVRRHLEPDARAYWDGRDRAITRGVTNIGRQDRIVATGASVAWRVLPESKLRPLFEMTDLEEQAQYFDAHIDTPVARSVARLATSKWALRWIYGKDLYEQAGFFAMGEMIFDNIAKHAHARLMRENFFLSRVLLGEYIDPRRFNSYYLRESTFQEFRERSHAITPVTAPLEEVLAGLPDNSLDGLSLSDIFDWIAPHDFDRLLHEIVRVAKDGARLCYRICLVDRQPGAEHAEHLKADRALSARLHVLDRSCFYRDLYVGTVRK, from the coding sequence GTGCGAGTCAGTCGCGTTCAGCGCCTCTCGGCCTTCCAGCAAGTGGTCTACTCGGGCTGCTGGGAAGACACCGAGACGGAGCTCGGGGCGCTCGACCTGCAGAAGGGTGCGCGGGTGCTCTCCATCACGGCCAGCGGTAGTCGCTCGCTCGGTCTCCTCGAGGCGAACCCCTCGGAGGTGATCAGCGTGGACCTGAATCCGTCGCAGAACTTCCTGCTGGACCTCAAGCGCGCGAGCGCTCTCGGCGCCCGCGACTGGGAGCAGCACGCGTCGTTCTTGGGGCTCTTGCCCACTTCGACCGCGGTGCGCCGGTCGCAGTACGTGCGGGTGCGCCGGCACCTCGAGCCCGACGCGCGGGCCTACTGGGATGGGCGTGATCGCGCGATCACGCGGGGTGTCACCAACATCGGGCGTCAGGACCGCATCGTGGCCACCGGCGCGTCCGTGGCGTGGCGGGTGCTGCCCGAGAGCAAGCTGCGGCCGTTGTTCGAGATGACCGACCTCGAAGAACAAGCGCAGTACTTCGACGCCCACATCGACACGCCGGTGGCGCGCTCGGTGGCGCGGCTGGCCACCAGCAAGTGGGCGCTGCGCTGGATCTACGGCAAGGACCTCTACGAGCAGGCCGGGTTCTTCGCGATGGGCGAGATGATCTTCGACAACATCGCGAAGCACGCCCACGCACGCCTGATGCGGGAGAACTTCTTCCTGTCGCGCGTGCTGCTGGGCGAGTACATCGACCCGCGTCGGTTCAACTCGTACTACCTGCGCGAGAGCACGTTCCAGGAGTTTCGGGAGCGGAGCCACGCGATCACGCCGGTCACCGCGCCGCTCGAGGAGGTGCTCGCGGGCCTGCCCGACAACAGCCTCGACGGGCTGTCGCTGAGCGACATCTTCGACTGGATCGCGCCGCACGACTTCGACCGCTTGCTGCACGAGATCGTGCGCGTGGCGAAGGACGGCGCGCGGCTGTGTTACCGCATCTGCCTCGTGGACCGGCAGCCCGGCGCCGAGCACGCGGAGCACTTGAAGGCGGACCGGGCGCTCAGCGCGCGCCTGCACGTGCTGGACCGCAGCTGCTTCTACCGCGACCTCTACGTGGGCACCGTGCGGAAGTAG
- a CDS encoding alkaline phosphatase D family protein, producing MNRRDFIKRATALGVASSLAPSILFGCDEGDDLPLYQYEGPLGPENAFEHGVASGDPLPDAVVLWTRVTTGGGSTDRVSVFLEVSTDPSMRRRRVAEYVTTDAERDHTVRVDLAALEPGTTYYYRFSALGRTSPIGRTKTAPVGRTREVRLAFASCSNLGFGYFYAYRMMARRADLDAVVHLGDYLYEYSAFVEYGEVYGGFREDLDPPGQLVSLDDYRRRYAFYRRDPDLQLVHRQNPFIHVWDDHEFACDPFVGGAANHFPETQGPWADRVANALAAYSEWMPTRLGAEGRIFRHFAYGDLAELALVDRQRPYLWPSEDDAGEHLGAEQQQWLDDRLDESTARWFVLGQGTTFAPHSPDMLGGSSWDAVSRARVLERATSNGRNLIVVTGDIHRAEALDIVADPSAYDGATGAGSVGVEFSTGSITSPGGSTDTSGPQFHWADGSHRTFLLLTLTPELAQADFIGFAEFQQYRSQEPYQRLVRSFRVEVDSRHAVESEDAAAAGSSPPPFAPPEPPPYPYDEV from the coding sequence ATGAACCGACGCGATTTCATCAAGCGAGCCACCGCCTTGGGCGTGGCTTCGAGCCTGGCGCCCTCCATCCTCTTCGGGTGCGACGAAGGCGATGACCTTCCGCTCTACCAGTACGAAGGACCCCTCGGTCCGGAGAACGCCTTCGAGCACGGCGTGGCCTCGGGCGACCCGCTCCCCGACGCCGTGGTGCTGTGGACGCGCGTGACCACGGGAGGCGGCAGCACCGACCGCGTGTCCGTGTTCCTCGAGGTGTCCACCGACCCCTCCATGCGGCGGAGGCGCGTGGCCGAGTACGTGACCACGGACGCCGAGCGTGACCACACCGTGCGCGTGGACCTCGCCGCGCTCGAGCCGGGCACCACCTACTACTACCGCTTCAGCGCGCTCGGCCGGACCTCCCCCATCGGCCGCACGAAGACGGCGCCGGTGGGCCGCACACGCGAGGTCCGCCTGGCGTTCGCGTCGTGCTCCAACTTGGGCTTCGGGTACTTCTATGCCTACCGCATGATGGCGCGGCGGGCCGACCTCGACGCGGTGGTGCACCTGGGCGACTACCTCTACGAGTACAGCGCCTTCGTGGAGTACGGCGAGGTCTACGGAGGCTTCCGCGAGGACCTCGACCCACCGGGCCAGCTCGTCAGCCTGGACGACTACCGGCGCCGCTACGCGTTCTATCGACGCGATCCGGATCTTCAGCTGGTGCACCGCCAGAACCCGTTCATCCACGTGTGGGACGACCACGAGTTTGCCTGCGACCCCTTCGTGGGTGGCGCGGCCAACCACTTCCCCGAGACGCAGGGGCCCTGGGCCGACCGGGTGGCGAACGCGCTTGCGGCGTACTCCGAGTGGATGCCCACGCGTCTCGGTGCAGAGGGACGCATCTTCCGCCACTTCGCCTACGGTGACCTGGCCGAGCTCGCGCTGGTGGACCGCCAGCGACCCTATCTCTGGCCCAGCGAAGACGATGCCGGAGAGCACCTGGGCGCCGAGCAGCAGCAGTGGCTGGACGACCGCCTCGACGAGAGCACCGCGCGCTGGTTCGTGCTGGGCCAGGGGACCACATTCGCGCCGCATAGCCCCGACATGCTGGGAGGCTCCAGCTGGGACGCGGTCTCCCGTGCGCGCGTGCTCGAGCGCGCCACGTCGAACGGCCGGAACCTGATCGTGGTCACGGGAGACATCCACCGCGCCGAGGCGCTCGACATCGTGGCGGACCCTTCGGCCTATGATGGCGCGACGGGCGCCGGGTCCGTGGGCGTAGAGTTCTCCACCGGCAGCATCACGTCGCCCGGTGGCAGCACCGACACGAGCGGCCCGCAGTTCCACTGGGCCGACGGCTCACACCGGACGTTCTTGCTGCTCACGCTGACGCCCGAGCTCGCCCAGGCCGACTTCATCGGCTTCGCGGAGTTCCAGCAGTACCGCTCGCAGGAGCCCTATCAGCGCCTCGTGCGGTCGTTCCGCGTCGAGGTGGACTCGCGCCACGCGGTGGAGTCCGAAGACGCCGCAGCCGCAGGCTCGAGCCCGCCGCCGTTCGCGCCGCCCGAGCCGCCTCCGTATCCCTACGACGAGGTCTGA
- a CDS encoding DUF839 domain-containing protein has translation MRDPLDRRTFLRRTAQGIGALALAPNLLACEEAARRPAAGDLLRHGPLSPADANGLRLPAGFSSKVVARSGEPVPGTTHNWHSFPDGGATFAVGGGDFVYVSNSEVGVALPVSGVGAIRFDRQGEVVDAYPILRRSTWNCSGGKTPWETWLSAEEYDRGIVWDCDPLGERDAVRREALGVFKHEAVAVDPRTGRVYLTEDRATGRFYRFTPARFTGGPDDLAAGVLEVMRAQDGVVTWLPVPDPSATSVPTWEQVPESTAFDGGEGVWFHEGRVFFTTKGDNRVWLHDVDAGTLEVLYDAADYAEPVLTGVDFLLVTEGGDIVVGEDGGDMQIVAISPDGRVAPLVQVVGHDGSEITGIAFDPSLRRLLFSSQRGADGAPGGVTYMVEGPFFG, from the coding sequence ATGAGAGATCCCCTCGATCGCCGAACGTTCCTGCGGCGCACCGCCCAAGGCATCGGCGCGCTCGCGCTCGCGCCCAACTTGCTGGCTTGCGAAGAGGCGGCGCGCCGGCCCGCGGCGGGTGACCTGCTGCGACACGGGCCGCTTTCGCCCGCAGACGCCAACGGCCTGCGCCTGCCCGCCGGGTTCAGCAGCAAGGTGGTGGCGCGCTCGGGGGAGCCCGTGCCGGGGACCACGCACAACTGGCACAGCTTCCCGGATGGGGGCGCCACCTTCGCCGTGGGCGGAGGCGACTTCGTGTATGTGTCCAACAGCGAGGTGGGCGTGGCGCTGCCCGTGTCGGGCGTGGGCGCCATCCGCTTCGATCGCCAGGGTGAGGTGGTCGACGCGTACCCCATCTTGCGGCGCTCCACGTGGAACTGCTCGGGCGGCAAGACCCCGTGGGAGACGTGGCTCTCCGCCGAAGAGTACGACCGCGGCATCGTGTGGGACTGCGACCCGCTCGGCGAGCGCGACGCAGTGCGCCGGGAAGCGCTGGGCGTGTTCAAGCACGAGGCGGTGGCGGTGGACCCGCGCACGGGCCGTGTGTACCTCACGGAAGATCGGGCCACCGGGCGCTTCTACCGCTTCACCCCAGCGCGCTTCACGGGAGGCCCCGACGACCTCGCCGCTGGCGTGCTGGAGGTAATGCGCGCGCAGGACGGCGTGGTCACGTGGCTGCCCGTGCCGGACCCTTCGGCGACGAGCGTGCCGACCTGGGAGCAGGTGCCCGAGAGCACAGCCTTCGATGGCGGCGAGGGCGTCTGGTTCCACGAGGGCCGGGTGTTCTTCACCACCAAGGGCGACAACCGCGTGTGGCTGCATGACGTGGACGCGGGGACGCTGGAGGTCCTGTACGACGCCGCCGACTACGCGGAGCCCGTGCTCACCGGTGTGGACTTCCTGCTGGTGACCGAGGGCGGCGACATCGTGGTGGGGGAGGACGGCGGCGACATGCAGATCGTGGCCATCTCGCCCGACGGGCGCGTGGCGCCGTTGGTGCAGGTGGTAGGGCACGACGGCTCCGAGATCACCGGCATCGCCTTCGACCCGAGCCTGCGGCGCCTGCTCTTCAGCTCTCAGCGCGGAGCCGACGGCGCCCCGGGCGGAGTCACCTACATGGTCGAAGGGCCGTTCTTCGGCTGA
- a CDS encoding macro domain-containing protein, with protein sequence MNYRLVVGDLLDQDVQVIVNPWNRNIIPWWLLLPQGVSGAIKRRAGLAPFRELAKRGPIPLGGAVLTGAGDLPHEAIIHVAGISMFWRSSERSIRGSVRSAVALAQEHGFRSIALPLIGAGTGGGNEETVQALIEEELREAVLDGQALLVRLPLTRGRGSLRR encoded by the coding sequence ATGAACTACCGCCTCGTCGTGGGAGACCTGCTCGACCAAGACGTGCAGGTCATCGTCAACCCCTGGAACCGCAACATCATCCCCTGGTGGCTGCTGCTGCCGCAGGGCGTATCAGGGGCCATCAAGCGCCGCGCGGGCCTGGCCCCGTTTCGTGAGCTCGCGAAGCGCGGACCGATTCCCCTCGGTGGGGCCGTGCTGACGGGCGCGGGTGACCTTCCGCACGAGGCCATCATCCATGTGGCGGGCATCAGCATGTTCTGGCGGTCATCGGAGCGCTCCATCCGCGGGTCGGTACGCAGCGCCGTGGCTCTCGCCCAGGAGCATGGCTTCCGCTCCATCGCGCTTCCCCTGATTGGGGCGGGCACCGGAGGGGGCAACGAGGAGACCGTCCAGGCGCTCATCGAGGAAGAGCTGCGCGAAGCTGTGTTGGATGGCCAGGCGCTGCTGGTGCGACTTCCGCTCACGCGCGGCCGCGGCTCTCTCCGTCGGTGA
- a CDS encoding DUF99 family protein — protein MSPRPTARTARTGFANVVGFDDAPFARAHRGDVPVFGAVYADERLVGVLRSEVRRDGRNATDKLGSALEGSKFREHVQCVLLQGIALAGFNVVDLHALHERLAVPVVVVVRHAPDLRAIERALLRHVPGGARKWALIQQAGPMEACGEVFVQRAGLSLAEAHATVLRHSREGNVPEPLRVAHLIAGGVTDGESRGRA, from the coding sequence ATGAGCCCACGGCCCACGGCACGGACAGCGCGCACCGGATTCGCCAACGTGGTGGGGTTCGACGACGCACCGTTCGCGCGCGCCCACCGTGGTGACGTGCCGGTGTTCGGGGCTGTCTATGCAGACGAGCGCCTGGTGGGCGTTCTCCGGAGCGAGGTACGGCGTGACGGGCGCAACGCCACGGACAAGCTGGGCAGCGCGCTCGAAGGCTCCAAGTTCCGCGAGCACGTGCAGTGCGTACTGCTGCAAGGCATCGCGTTGGCGGGCTTCAACGTGGTGGACCTCCACGCGCTGCACGAGCGGCTCGCTGTGCCCGTCGTGGTGGTGGTGCGTCACGCGCCGGATCTGCGGGCTATCGAGCGTGCGCTGCTGCGCCATGTGCCGGGGGGCGCGCGCAAGTGGGCGCTGATCCAGCAAGCCGGCCCGATGGAGGCCTGCGGCGAGGTGTTCGTGCAGCGGGCGGGGCTGTCGCTCGCCGAGGCACACGCCACGGTGCTGCGCCACAGCCGTGAGGGGAACGTGCCCGAGCCGCTGCGCGTGGCGCACCTCATCGCGGGTGGCGTCACCGACGGAGAGAGCCGCGGCCGCGCGTGA
- a CDS encoding TonB-dependent receptor has protein sequence MLILAGGLAHAEAQTAPAPDAGVETESEPAPDAGTEPEAAPEPTPEPEPEPAPQPEPVIAPVVTREIDTTTGIGGQIMDSATQLPLADAPVIVQRADGPPETTLSDAEGRFHLYVRPGRYTVRSYYDLYHGARIVVRVAQGRITPLRLMLDPINEESDVAVDAVEVTYRADMSGESAGQAIQQAAAVAQDINTSEGMSRSGASNASDGARQVAGVLIENDQPIIRGLQGQYVQVLINGTPVPSTDPDIPGVDLDLFPTSIIENLAVLKTFLPEMTSSWAGGVVDVRTVQFPTEFTLQLGASVGANTMTTFRPVLDYDGGRLDWTGFDRSRELPSTVPNQNVAPSRSGFSGDEVDAIARTLDNTWQFEESTGIPNIGVDGSIGNSHSLGEGRRFGYLLTAGYSNDTSRESGINRSRPRVTEDGSLEAFNDLEGERGQREVSLNLLGTASLDLTADSTISYLALFNRSTEDTVERLEGIISEIDSGAPTERWQFQYIARTLFFNQLRGDHRNLGDTELRLRWTAFAGLGRRDEPDRRSVVVGPVSGLQRWLERSSSGERFYSDLNQRDLGVDTNLQIPLWSTSAGEASGLVGGGFRRSDRSLLNRRFRMFQEPGERPQTLYAAPVEELFSDEGIGTLTRLEEQTSDFDSYTSTQSLYSGFVSVETPIVRDLSLNGGARLEVFDQFVESASPFENSTTEPVGTNRTDINVLPAAALKYTLRDGMNLRLSYGMTMVRPQVRQLAPYQYYDFQRDRNTVGDPTIDSTRIHNVDARWEWFFSESERVTVSAFYKELDGFIYAQILNAASYATVYRNAGRGYVAGGEVEVAIGFERIHQALRHFSLYGNVTVLTSRLDLVQDTGSVIPDNVPVPGQAPFVFNLSLRFDEPVSGFSAALVYNVVGPRVTDVGVRTGETILPNIRRMPFHQLDFVASWEANEHLKLKLKFKNMLFQRQDWRQGSFLEGSVTPGATFSIGLEYTY, from the coding sequence TTGCTGATCCTGGCGGGCGGCCTGGCGCATGCGGAGGCGCAGACCGCGCCGGCGCCCGACGCCGGCGTCGAGACGGAGAGTGAGCCGGCACCCGACGCGGGGACCGAACCCGAAGCGGCTCCGGAGCCCACCCCCGAGCCCGAGCCGGAACCCGCGCCTCAGCCCGAGCCGGTGATCGCGCCGGTCGTGACGCGTGAGATCGACACGACCACGGGCATCGGTGGTCAGATCATGGACTCGGCCACGCAGCTGCCGCTCGCGGATGCGCCGGTGATCGTGCAGCGCGCGGATGGCCCGCCCGAGACCACGCTCAGCGACGCCGAGGGGCGCTTTCATCTGTACGTGCGGCCGGGGCGCTACACGGTGCGCAGCTACTACGACCTGTATCACGGGGCTCGCATCGTGGTGCGCGTGGCTCAGGGGCGGATCACGCCGCTGCGTTTGATGCTGGACCCGATCAACGAGGAGAGCGACGTGGCCGTGGATGCCGTCGAGGTGACCTACCGCGCGGACATGTCGGGTGAGTCGGCGGGTCAGGCCATCCAGCAGGCGGCCGCCGTGGCCCAGGACATCAACACCTCGGAGGGCATGAGCCGCAGCGGCGCCAGCAACGCGTCGGATGGCGCGCGCCAGGTAGCGGGTGTGTTGATCGAGAACGACCAGCCCATCATCCGGGGCCTGCAGGGCCAGTACGTGCAAGTGCTCATCAACGGCACGCCCGTGCCGAGTACCGACCCGGACATCCCGGGCGTGGACCTCGACCTCTTCCCCACCAGCATCATCGAGAACCTCGCCGTGCTGAAGACGTTCCTCCCGGAGATGACCTCGTCTTGGGCTGGCGGCGTGGTGGACGTGCGCACCGTGCAGTTCCCCACCGAGTTCACGCTGCAGCTGGGAGCCAGCGTGGGGGCCAACACCATGACCACCTTTCGTCCGGTGCTGGACTATGACGGTGGGCGCCTCGATTGGACCGGCTTCGACCGCTCTCGTGAGCTGCCGAGCACGGTGCCGAACCAGAACGTCGCACCCTCCCGCAGCGGGTTCTCTGGCGACGAAGTCGATGCGATCGCGCGCACCCTCGACAACACGTGGCAGTTCGAAGAGTCCACCGGGATCCCGAACATCGGGGTAGACGGGTCGATCGGCAACTCGCACAGCCTCGGCGAGGGCCGTCGCTTCGGATACCTGCTCACCGCGGGCTACAGCAACGACACCAGTCGTGAGTCCGGCATCAACCGCTCGCGCCCGCGAGTCACAGAGGATGGCTCGCTCGAGGCGTTCAACGACCTCGAGGGTGAGCGCGGCCAGCGCGAGGTCAGCCTGAACCTACTCGGGACCGCGTCGTTGGACCTGACCGCGGACAGCACCATCAGCTATCTCGCGCTGTTCAACCGCAGCACCGAGGACACCGTCGAGCGGCTCGAGGGCATCATCTCCGAGATCGACTCGGGCGCACCGACCGAACGCTGGCAGTTCCAGTACATCGCGCGCACGCTCTTCTTCAACCAGCTGCGCGGAGACCACCGCAACCTGGGCGACACGGAGCTGCGCCTCCGCTGGACGGCGTTTGCAGGCCTCGGTCGCCGTGACGAGCCCGACCGCCGCTCGGTCGTTGTCGGACCGGTTTCGGGACTCCAGCGTTGGCTCGAGCGCTCGAGCTCTGGCGAGCGCTTCTACAGCGACCTCAACCAGCGTGATCTCGGTGTGGACACCAACCTGCAGATCCCTCTCTGGTCCACGAGCGCGGGTGAAGCGAGTGGGCTCGTGGGCGGTGGCTTTCGGCGCTCCGACCGCTCGCTGCTGAACCGGCGCTTCCGCATGTTCCAGGAGCCAGGGGAGAGGCCGCAGACGCTCTATGCGGCGCCTGTCGAGGAACTGTTCAGCGACGAGGGGATCGGCACGCTGACCCGCCTCGAGGAGCAAACGAGCGACTTCGACAGCTACACCTCCACTCAGTCGCTGTACTCCGGCTTCGTGAGCGTCGAGACGCCCATCGTGCGGGACCTGTCGCTCAACGGCGGCGCGCGCCTCGAGGTCTTCGACCAGTTCGTGGAGAGCGCCAGCCCCTTCGAGAACAGCACCACGGAACCTGTGGGGACCAACCGCACGGACATCAACGTGCTTCCCGCCGCCGCGCTCAAGTACACCTTGCGCGACGGGATGAACCTGCGCCTCTCCTACGGCATGACCATGGTGCGCCCTCAGGTGCGCCAGCTCGCTCCATATCAGTACTACGACTTCCAGCGTGACCGAAACACGGTGGGCGACCCCACCATCGACAGCACCCGCATCCACAACGTGGACGCACGCTGGGAGTGGTTCTTCTCGGAGAGCGAGCGCGTCACGGTGTCTGCCTTCTACAAGGAGCTCGACGGCTTCATCTATGCGCAGATCTTGAACGCGGCGTCCTACGCCACCGTGTACCGAAACGCGGGCCGGGGCTATGTGGCGGGAGGCGAGGTCGAGGTGGCGATTGGCTTCGAGCGCATCCACCAGGCGCTCCGTCACTTCAGCCTGTACGGAAATGTCACCGTCCTCACTTCGCGTCTCGATCTCGTCCAAGACACCGGTTCCGTGATTCCGGACAACGTTCCGGTGCCGGGTCAGGCGCCCTTCGTCTTCAATCTGTCACTTCGATTTGACGAACCTGTCTCGGGCTTCTCCGCTGCGTTGGTCTACAACGTGGTGGGCCCACGGGTAACCGACGTGGGCGTGCGAACCGGCGAAACCATTCTCCCAAACATCCGGAGAATGCCTTTTCACCAGCTGGACTTCGTCGCCTCTTGGGAGGCCAACGAGCATCTCAAGTTGAAGCTGAAGTTCAAGAACATGTTGTTCCAACGGCAAGACTGGCGGCAGGGCAGCTTCCTCGAAGGAAGCGTCACGCCAGGCGCCACTTTCTCCATCGGACTCGAGTACACGTACTAG